GGAGCCCGCGCCTTGATCGTAAGGGTTAGAACTTGGCGGACAGGTCGATCTGGAGGACCTGGGCCTCACCGAGACCGTTACCACGGGCGCCTGCCACGGAGGAAGGAACGCGGTTACCCTCGATGTTGAACGAGTTGAAGTAGGTGATGGTGGCGGTGATCGCGTTGGTCAGGCTGTAGGAACCCGAGAGGATAAATCCTTCGCCGTTCAGGAGACCGCCGTTGAAGTCGGAATCGAGCAGCAGCGACGAGTAGGAGCCGTTACCAACATGGCGGTATTCGCCGACCAACTGGTAATCACCGGCATTCTTGTTCTCACCGTAACGAACGCCCAAGTTATACATCTGGGAGTCATCATCGACCAGGTTCTTCTGGGCCGTGGTGACCGCAGAAGCTAGGCGCTGAGCGCGCTCCTCACCCTTGAAGTTATATCCGTAGGTGGCATACACCGCAGCGGGCTTGCTGCCCAACTTGAAGCTGTATTCGAAGGGCAGGAGAACGGTCGCGAGGTCATTATAGACAGCGGCGTCCGTGGACTGGGGATTGCCAGCGGGAACGTTGGTGTTCGCGAGACTGCGGTCATGATCGGACGGAGCGGCAAACGCGACAATCGTGGGAGCAACCTTCCACTTCTTGGTCGCATACTCGACCTGGCCCATCAGCAGCAACGAGGGGCTGACACTCTTGTTGACCGCACCGCCAGGGCCGGCACCCGAGTTGGCAGCGTTGTTATTCAAAACAAACTGGCCGGCACGCACTGAGAGGGTGGAGTCCTTCAGGCCGATGTCGCTGTAAACAACCTCTTGGGCGGCACCCTCAAAGTTGATATCGGAGTCGATCCAGAAACCGTTGACGCCGGGATTGAAGAACTTGTGGGGCAATTTGCCAAGACGCACATCGACGGAGTCAGCACCGAGAACGCCCGTGTCTTTGTAGTTCAAGTAGGCCTGACCAAAGAAAGCACCATCGCCGACTTTATCGAAGTTGTCAGTGCCGGCGCCGAGATCGGCATTGGTCGAGGTCGCGCTGCTGGCGGTCTCCAAGCGAAGACCGGCGGACCACTTGGGTCCGAGGTCAGCAAGGAACCCGAGGCGAACACGGTAACGATAGCGGTTACGATCGCGATCGCCTGCGGTGCTGGGGGCACCCGCCGTGTTGGGCTGCTCGTTGTCGTATTGATAACGAACGCGGGCGTCACCGGCGATCTTGAGCTTGGTGACGGCGGAGGAAATTTCGAGTTTACCAGGGGACGTGGTGCCGAAGTCCTTCAGGAGTTCGACGCGGAGGTCTTCGCCTTCCTGGTCGGTCAGGATGCCCTTCTTGACGAGGGTATCGATAAGCGGACCGCTGTCCTGGGCAACAGCCAGGGAGGCCGAGCCGGCGGCGAGGCCGCCGAGCAGCGCGAGCCATTTGAGTGAGTTAAGAGCCATGTTCTTCTTGGGTGTTGGTGTGTTAGCTGAACACGCACTAGGCCGTGCGTTTCAGGCCCCAAGATGACAGGCGATTGTTACGGTTTCGTGGCGGCTTTGTTACGAAGCCGTCATAACCCCTCAATTTGAACGGATTTAAAACCCGTGCGTCTGATTACGACGACTGCTCCGTCTCTTCCTGCGTCGTCGTGAGTTGCACCAGTTCGTGCAACGACGAGAAATGCCGGCTGAGATCGAAATCCCCACCCAGCCCGCCCACGACCTTGTTGAAGAGATCCTTCTTCGACGCCTGCAGCGCCTGAATACGCTCCTCGATCGTGCCGGCCGTCACCATGCGATACACAAACACCGTGCTCTTCTGGCCGATGCGGTGAACGCGATCGACAGCCTGCGCCTCGACCGCGGGATTCCACCACGGGTCGAGCAGGAAAACGTAATCCGCGGCGTGCAACGTGATGCCGGTGCCGGCGGCCTTAAGCGAGACGAGCATCACCGCGGCACCCTCGGCGCCCTGGAACGATTGCACGGGCTTGAGGCGGTCCAGAGTCATGCCAGTGAGCTCGTAACGCGGCAGGTCAGGGAAACTCTCCGCAAGAGCGGCGCGCACGCGGTCGAGCAACATCACGAACTGCGAAAAGATGACGACCTTGTGACCGCTGCCGATGACCTCGGCGAGTTTCTCGACGAGCAGCGTAATCTTGCCGGAGTCGGACAACGGCGCGTGCAACCACGGCAGCATGTCGGGATCGCAGCACACCTGGCGCAGGCGTGTGAGCAACGCGAGGAAGCCAAAGGACTTCTCACGCATGGCCGCACCGACGTCGTCACCGAGGCGGTTGAGACCCTCGGAGCAAATGCGCGCGTATTCGGAGCGTTGCACATCGGTGAGCGGGCACAGCAGGTCGATCTCGACCTTCTGTGGAAGCTCGGTGGCGACGGCGTTTTTGGTGCGGCGCAGGATGAACGGCGCGAGCTGCGCGCGGAGGCGATCCAGCGTGCCGGCGCGGTCGGCGTTGAGCGAAGCCTCAAACGTGACGCGCGTGCCGAGCAATCCGGGAAGCAGGAAACGGAAGATCGACCACAGATCGAGCTGGCGGTTTTCCAGCGGCGTGCCGGTGAGCACGATCCGATGGCGGGCGCGGATCGCGAAACACGTCTGCGTGACCTTCGCATCGGGGTTCTTGATGAACTGGCCTTCGTCGAGCACGGCGTAACCGAACTCGTGTTTGTCGAGCAGCGGGCGGTGCTTGCGGAGCTGCGTGTAGCTCGCGAGCCAGATGACCGGCTCCTTGCGCGTCGTGAAGTCGTTGCCGGTCTTCAGGACATCAACCGCGAGGTGCGGATAAAAACGCAGGATCTCCTCGCGCCACACCGGCACCACGCTGGCCGGACACACGATGATGCTCGAACGATCCGGCAGCGGCCGCGTCGCAAGCAGCGTGAGCACCTGCAGCGTTTTACCGAGACCCATTTCGTCGGCCAGCAGACCGTGGCAACCGACGTCGCAGAGGTGATGCATCCACTCTACGCCGCGACGTTGATACGGACGCAACAGCTCGGGCAGCGTGGGATTCGCCGCGGTGGCGGTAAGCACATTCTGGCGCCAGGCCTCCAACTCGGCGGAGAGCGTGAGTTTGACGCGGCTGTCGCTGTAGAGGGAAAAAATCAGGTAAGGCGAAAGCTCGCCCGTGCTGCGCGCCTCGGCGGCGGTGCGATGCCACGCGCTGATGGAAGCGAGGCGCTCGACGGGCAACGACACGATGCCGATGTCGGGAATGATCATCGTGGACGTCGCCTTGCGCGTGAGCAGGGAAACTTCCTCGTCGGTCAGCATGCGTTCGCCGGCTTTGAAGATCCAGCGGAGGTCGAGCCCCTGCCCGTCCGTCTTGCCCTTGCGCGTGGTGGCCACGGCTTCGACGGAGATTTCCTTGGTGCCTTGGAGCAACTTGCCGGACTGCGCGTCGAGCTCGACGGAGAACAATTTTTTCCACGCGGGCAGCGTTGTGCGCAGGAAGTTGGGAATCTCCACCACCGAGGCGAGGACGTAGAGGCCCGTGACCTGGTTGTAGGCGAAGTGGGCTTTGCGCGCGTAGGCCGCGAGGCCGATCAACTTCGCGCGTTCGCTGGAGCTGACGGTCGCATGACCCTGGCCGGCCGCTTGCGCGGCTTGTCCGAGGGCGGGCACGCGTTTCTTGTCGGGATTGATCCAGTTGGCTTGGAACGTGAGGCCGTCCGCCGTCGTCGTGAAAACGAGAATGAGCGTGCGTGAAACCGCGCGGGCGGCGGCACCCGCAGGTGTGCGACGCGAAGCGGCCGGTGCGCGGGATGCAACCGGAGCCGCCGGCGGATTGGCAAAGGCGTGGCCGTTGCCAAAGCCGTTGCCGTGATGCTGCACGCCGTTGCCAGCCGAGGTCGATGCGGCGGGCGCAGGCGGCGGAGCGTCGTCGGGCAGCGGTGAAATTTCATCGGCCACCAGTTCCTCGATTTCGTGCAGACCGGCCACGGCGAGGGAATGCGCGAGAGCGATGTCGGTGGACGACGATCGCACGGAAACACCGGCGTCGTTCCACTCGATGACGGCGTATTCGTCCTTCTTGTCGATGCGACGGTGGATGATCGCGTCGGAGGCGGTCAGCTCGAGTTCGCGCACTTCGCCGTCACGGTAGATGCGATGGCCTTCCTCCAATTGGGAGTCGCTGAAGTGACGCTCCCAATCGTGTTCGAGTTTACCGAACCAAAATTCAAGCGACTGCGGAGTATAGACTCGTTTCGGGCCGTGCGTTTGCATCCAACGTAAAAGGTCCGACCGTAGGCCGCGCCGGAGGTCCGGCAACCTTTAATTCTCCAGCAACGCCAGTTCCTCGCGAATGACGGCCAGCGTGCGGCCCACCGCGCCTTGATTCGCCTGCCGCCAAACTTGCGCCGCCGCCGCCATGCGCGCCTTCGCGGGAGCATCCGCCCACAGCGAACGCACCGCCTCGCGCAAACCTGCGGCATCCGGCACCGAAAGAGCCGCGCCCATCTGGCGCATGTCGCGCGCGATCACGCGGAAATTCGTGAGCTCCGGACCGAACACGATCGGTTTGCCCAACGCAGCCGCTTCGACCGGCGTCTGTCCTTCGTGATGCGGGGGCAGGCTCTTGCCGACAAACACCAACTCGGCGAGTTGGGTCAACCGGCGCAACTCGCCCGTAGTGTCACCCACCGCTACATCGACCGACAGGCCGGCCGGAGCCGCGCCGCGCGAGCGGAAATGATACGTCAGCCCGCTGGTTTGCAGCAGCGCCTCGATCTCGGCACGACGTTCCGCATGACGCGGCACGATCAACAACCGCACCGCCCTGCCCTCGGCCCGCAACGTCTTGAAGCTTTCAATCAACGCCGCCTCTTCACCCGGCCACGTCGAGGAGCCGAGCAACACCGGGTCGGTTCCCGCGAAACCCAGTTCGGCGCGCAACGCGGACTTCTCGTCATCCGTGAGCAGCGGAATCGTCACGTCGAACTTGATGTTGCCGGTCGTGCTGATGCTGGCCGGATTAAAACCGATCTGGCGGAAACGCTCCGCATCATGCTCTGAACACGCGAGCACACGCGTGATGCCACGAAACAGCAGTGCTGACACCGTGCGCAGTTTCATCATGCGACGGAAGCTGCGGTCCGAGAGACGTGCATTGACCGCCAGCACCGGCACGCCGCGCACCGCCGCCTGCCGCATGTGTTCGGGCCAGCGTTCGCCCTCGGTCAAAATCACCAGATCCGGCGCGATACGTTTCCACGCACGCCGCGAGAACGCCCACCAATCCAGCGGAAAATACCCGAGCGCGATGACCAGCGATGAATAGCGTTCGCGAGCCAGCGCGTAGCCGGTGCTCGTCGTCGTGGTGAGGTAAACTTCCACCGCGGGGTCAGCACGCAGCGACTCCAGCAGCGGAGCGATCGCCAGCATCTCGCCGACGCTCACCGCTTGCAGCCACACACGGCGCACACCGTCGCGTTTCGCCGGCAGCGCCGGAACCGCGCCGAAGCGTTGGCCGAAGTGTTCGCCGTAGCCGCCGCGGCGACGCATGCGAAGCAAGTAATACGGCGAGGCCAGCAACATCACCGGCGGAAACAAAAACCGATAGAGCCAGATCATCGCGTCGCTCAACCCGTCTTGCGATTCGTCACCGGAGCGTCTTCGCCGTCGTGCGATCCGTCGCCCGATACAAACGTTAGATTAAAGAGCGGCAGCAGGCACAGCAGGCCGATCACCGTGAGGCCGAGCACCGCGTAACCGGCGATATCGTGCACCTTGCCCTCGATCGCCTTGGGTCCGTAGTTATAAGCCCAAGCCGTCAGAAAAAGGCTGCGAATCAAATTGGTCATGAAGGCGAACACGATCGCCGAGGCCACGAGACCGACTTTTTTCCAGAGCTTGTCGAGGAACACCGCCGCGAGAAACGAGCCGGCGAACAAACACGCCGTGAACGAGCGAATACCCGAGCACGCCTCGGCCACGCCGACGTCGCCAAGGGGCAGCTTTAGCACGTTGCCCTGTTGCTCAATGGCGAGGCCGAGCGTGTCGAAGGTGAAGAACACCACCGAGGCCACGCGATTGAGCATGAAGAGACTCAGGTTGTTTTCGATGACCGACACCATCGGGGCCGACACCAGCCACACCAGCGCGGGAAACAAAAACGGTGCGACCAACCGCACGCGTCCGTCTTCAAAAAAGCCCACCTTGCCCGTCGTCACGCCAGCCCCTGCTGCCGGCGTGGTCTCCGGTGTGTTGAGCAACAGCAACGGCAGGATCATCGCTCCCGTGCCGAGTGAGAGCGCGAGCGTGCCGGGATAGGACGGCCCCGCACCGGCGCGATACAGCGCACCGATCAAAAACAACAACGCCCCGCCGGCCAGCGCGGCATACGTCAAAAAACTTAATGTGAATTGCGCTCCACCGGACACGCGCGGACTGCCGGGCGCGGCGCAGGCTTTCAGCGCGGCAAGAATTTTCGGCCAGCGGTCATACACCACGAACGCCACGAACGCCGGCACGAGCCAGCCGAAGCCGTAATCTTCCTTCGTGCTCCACCAGTGCGACTGGTCCCAGGCAACGAAGCCCATGAATCCCGCGCCAAGAAACAGCGCGCTCAAAAACGGGGCGGGCACGGTGGCGGTCCATTGCTTCCAGAGGCGCGTCATGGGGAACGTTCGGATTGCCCGATCACCCGCCTCGCGGCCAGCACTTTCTCAATGGAGCGCGTGTGCAGTTTCGCCAGCAACACCACGGCGCACACCGCTCCGGCCAGCGCGAAGGCCATGTCCGACTGCGTGTCCCAGATGTAACCTTGCGTGCCGAGAAAACTTTCCGCGCCTTCACCGCTGAGCTCGGCCACCAGCCACTCGACCAACTCGTAAATCGCGCTGAATGCGAGGCACACGCTCACGACGAGAAATCCCAGCCAGCGGCTCGAGCGTCCGTCACCGCGATCGCGCAGCGGCGAGGTGCGCAACAAAATCTCCCGCGTCAAAATCGCCGGCACGAAGCCCTGCACAAAATGCCCGAGCTTGTCGTAGTTGTTGCGCGTCCCGTCCGTCACCTCGCGCAACCAGTCGAACGCCGGCACGAGCGCATAGGTATAATGCGCGCCCACCAGCAGCACCACGCAATGCACCCACGCGAGCCCGAGCAGCAGCGTGGACAACGGAAACCGTTTCCGAGTCGCCACCAGCAAAACCGCCGCGACCACGACCGGCCCCGCTTCCAACCACCACGTGAACCGGTCGTGCGGCGCGATCCACGACCACGCGACCACCGGCGCAAGCAGCGCAAAGAACCAGAGCAGCCGTCGGTCGTAAGATTTCACGAATGGTTAAACCGCCGTGAACACCACCGAGCAGTTGGTGCCGCCGAAGCCGAAGCTGTTGGCGAGCGCGGCACGCACGGTTTTTTTGACTGCGACGTTGGGCGTCACGTTCAGGCCGAGCGCCTCAATTTCAGGATCCATCGTTTCCTGGTTGATGGTCGGAGGCACCAGGCCCTCGTGAATGGCTTTCACCGCGGCAAACGCACCCATCGCACCCGCGCCGCCGAGCAGATGGCCGGTCATCGATTTCACGCCGCTCACGTGGAGCGTGGCCTTGTTCTCCGCAAACACCGCGGCGATCGCGGCCGATTCCTCGCCGTCGCCGCCGGGGGTCGAGGTCGCATGCGCCGACACATAATCAATCGCTGTCGCCGGCAGTTCCGCATTCGCCAGTGCCGCGCGCATGGAGCGCTGCGAGCCTTCCGCACCCGGAGCGAGCGACGACAAGTGATAGGCGTCGGCCGACGCGCCATAACCACGTAGTTCGGCATAGATGCGCGCGCCGCGTTTCACCGCATGCTCATATTCTTCGAGCACAAACACCACGGCGCCCTCCGAGAGAACGAAGCCGTCACGGTCCTTGTCATAGGGACGCGAGGCTTTCTCCGGCGCGTCATTGCGGGTCGAGAGCGCGCGCATCTGGGCAAACGCACCGACCGCCAGCGGCGTCACCGTGGACTCCGCGCCACCCGCGATCATCACCTCGGCATCACCGCGGGCGATGGCCGCCGCCGACTCGCCCAGCGAGTGCCCGCTCGTCGCGCAAGCCGAGGCGACCGCCATGTTGGGGCCGCGAAAATCGAGCAACAGGCTCACCTGGCCGGCGAGCAGGTTGGGCGCGATTTGAAAAATAAAGTAGGGCGAGATTTTACGAAAGCCGCCGGTTTTAAAGGTTTCCTGCATCGCTTCGATTTCCGGCAAGCCGCCGAGACCGACGCCAAGATTCACGCCCATGCGTTCCGGATTGAGCGAGGCGCGATGGGCATCGAGGCCCGAATCCGCATAAGCCTCGACCGCCGCCGCCGTGCCGAGGTGGGTAAAACGGCCGAATTTCTTCGCATCCTTCAACGTGAAGGCCGACAGCACCGGTTCGCCTTGGGCACCGCGCGGATACAGCGGCTGGGCCAACGGCTTGGTCGGCTCGAAACCTTTAACCTCGCCGGCGATCTTCGCCGTGCAACCGCTCGCATCGAACCGCGTGATCGGGCCGATGCCGGAGCGCCCGGCGGCCATACCTTCCCAGGTTTCCCCCGCGGTTAAGCCCAACGGGCTGACCACGCCCAAGCCGGTGACCACTACGCGACGACGCACAACAGGTTTAAAAGCATGCATGTTTTATAAGTAGAACCCCGATTCATCGCCGCACAAACCCGTCGCGACAATTTCAAATTACCGCAAATACCCGGCGACAGCCTGCGCACAGGGCTTTGACTTTGCCGCGGGCGGACTTTTACCTGTTCGTCCTTTTTACTGATGTCGCAGCTCCATCCTTACTGGCGCATGGAATATATCGAGGCGCCGCGCATGCCTGATCTCAAGCGGCCCTTTACCGAGTTGCCCGCATTGGGCGATGATCGCACCGCGTTCATCGTGCATCGCAGCTCCCTCTCCTACTTGATGCTCAACCGGTTTCCCTACAACCCGGGTCACTTGCTCGCGATTCCTTTACGCGACGTCACCGACATCGAAGAACTCACGCCCGCCGAGAGCGCAGATCTCTTCGCCATCATCACCTTCGGCAAAAAAGTCCTCAAAGCCGCCCTCAAGCCCGACGGCTTCAACATCGGCTTCAACCTCGGCTCGGCCTCCGGTGGCAGCATCCCCCACCTGCACGGGCACATCGTTCCGCGTTGGAACGGCGACAACAACTTCATGCCCGTTCTCGGCCAGACCCGCATCCTTCCGCAGGCACTCGAGTCCACGTGGGAACGCTTGTCCGCCGAAGCCGCCCGTCTCGCCTCCGCCTAAATCATACGCACCCGCATGGCGTCCAAGACCCTTCACTTCCCTTCCGCCCGCCACCTTCACCAGCTCTACGCGAGCCGTGAGGAAAACCTCGCCGTCATTGAGAAACACCTCGGCGTGACCCTCGTTAGCCGCGACGACTGGCTGCAGATCGACGGTCCCGACGCCGCCATCGCGCAGACCGAATCGTTACTCGGCTTCCTTAACGAGGCCCGCACCCAAGGCGTGCAAATCCGCAGCACAGATCTCACGCGCTTCGTCGAGATGATTGCCCGCGGTGAATCCGACCAGTTGAAGGAGCTCTTCGGCAAACCCCTCGTCGTCGCCACCAATCGCAAGACGATCGTCCCTAAAACCCTGGGCCAAAAACTCTACCTCCAGTCGATCCAGACGCACTCGCTCGTCTTCGGCATCGGCCCAGCCGGCACTGGCAAGACTTACCTCGCCATGGCTGCCGCGGTCTCGGCGCTCCTTAAAAACCAGGTCCAGCGCATCATCCTCACCCGCCCCGCCGTCGAGGCCGGCGAAGCTCTCGGGTTCCTACCCGGCGATCTCAACGAAAAAATCCTGCCTTACCTCCGCCCACTCTATGACGCGATGGGCGACATGTTGGACAACGAAGACGTCGCCCGCCTCACCGAAAAAGGCGTCATCGAAATCGCCCCGCTCGCCTACATGCGCGGACGCACCTTGAGCAACGCGTTCATCATTCTCGACGAGGCGCAGAACACCACACCCGAACAGATGATGATGTTCCTCACCCGTCTCGGCGAAGAATCCCGCATGGTCGTCACCGGTGACATCACCCAGATCGACCTGCCCCGCGCCAAACAATCCGGCCTGCTTGAGGTCCAACGCATCCTGCGCGACGTTCCCGGCATCGAATTCCATCAGTTCAGCGGCGCCGACGTGGTCCGCCATCCGCTCGTCCTCAAAATCATCGAAGCCTACGAGCGCTACAAGAATCCCATCGCCGGCGACGAGAGCGGCTCCACTCGTTAAATCCAGATGCTCGCCTTCCTCCACAAGCTGCTCGATCGCAACCAGCCTCGCACCCGCAAGACCGCCGTGGTCTCGGGCACCGTCGAGTTCCTGGAGACGAGCCGTCTCGTCACGATGTTGATCTTCACCGCGACCACCGCGGCCATCGTGCTCATCAGTTTCGTTGGCATTTCCACCGCCAACCTCCCGGTGCTGGAAAATCAAATCGCCAGCCTGCGCATCGTCTCCAGCGCGCCTTTCACCTACGCCAGCAAAGAAAAAACCCGTCTCGCCGGAGAACAAATCCGCGACCGTCTCCCGCCGGTTTACCGCCTCGACTTCGAATCCTTCAACCAGTTCGAAACCCACATGCGCGAGCTCCTCGTCGCGCTCGACGCCTTCGATAAACGCCAGGCCGAGGACGTTATCCTCCCCGCCAAGCGCAAGGAGGACTTCACCGCATTGGTCGCCGCCTTCAACGCCAAGGGCCCCTACCAGGTCTCGCCCACCGACATCACCGTCCTCCACAAGTCGGGTCCTTCC
This portion of the Rariglobus hedericola genome encodes:
- a CDS encoding exosortase/archaeosortase family protein, with protein sequence MTRLWKQWTATVPAPFLSALFLGAGFMGFVAWDQSHWWSTKEDYGFGWLVPAFVAFVVYDRWPKILAALKACAAPGSPRVSGGAQFTLSFLTYAALAGGALLFLIGALYRAGAGPSYPGTLALSLGTGAMILPLLLLNTPETTPAAGAGVTTGKVGFFEDGRVRLVAPFLFPALVWLVSAPMVSVIENNLSLFMLNRVASVVFFTFDTLGLAIEQQGNVLKLPLGDVGVAEACSGIRSFTACLFAGSFLAAVFLDKLWKKVGLVASAIVFAFMTNLIRSLFLTAWAYNYGPKAIEGKVHDIAGYAVLGLTVIGLLCLLPLFNLTFVSGDGSHDGEDAPVTNRKTG
- a CDS encoding DUF2238 domain-containing protein codes for the protein MKSYDRRLLWFFALLAPVVAWSWIAPHDRFTWWLEAGPVVVAAVLLVATRKRFPLSTLLLGLAWVHCVVLLVGAHYTYALVPAFDWLREVTDGTRNNYDKLGHFVQGFVPAILTREILLRTSPLRDRGDGRSSRWLGFLVVSVCLAFSAIYELVEWLVAELSGEGAESFLGTQGYIWDTQSDMAFALAGAVCAVVLLAKLHTRSIEKVLAARRVIGQSERSP
- a CDS encoding 3-deoxy-D-manno-octulosonic acid transferase is translated as MIWLYRFLFPPVMLLASPYYLLRMRRRGGYGEHFGQRFGAVPALPAKRDGVRRVWLQAVSVGEMLAIAPLLESLRADPAVEVYLTTTTSTGYALARERYSSLVIALGYFPLDWWAFSRRAWKRIAPDLVILTEGERWPEHMRQAAVRGVPVLAVNARLSDRSFRRMMKLRTVSALLFRGITRVLACSEHDAERFRQIGFNPASISTTGNIKFDVTIPLLTDDEKSALRAELGFAGTDPVLLGSSTWPGEEAALIESFKTLRAEGRAVRLLIVPRHAERRAEIEALLQTSGLTYHFRSRGAAPAGLSVDVAVGDTTGELRRLTQLAELVFVGKSLPPHHEGQTPVEAAALGKPIVFGPELTNFRVIARDMRQMGAALSVPDAAGLREAVRSLWADAPAKARMAAAAQVWRQANQGAVGRTLAVIREELALLEN
- the fabF gene encoding beta-ketoacyl-ACP synthase II, producing the protein MHAFKPVVRRRVVVTGLGVVSPLGLTAGETWEGMAAGRSGIGPITRFDASGCTAKIAGEVKGFEPTKPLAQPLYPRGAQGEPVLSAFTLKDAKKFGRFTHLGTAAAVEAYADSGLDAHRASLNPERMGVNLGVGLGGLPEIEAMQETFKTGGFRKISPYFIFQIAPNLLAGQVSLLLDFRGPNMAVASACATSGHSLGESAAAIARGDAEVMIAGGAESTVTPLAVGAFAQMRALSTRNDAPEKASRPYDKDRDGFVLSEGAVVFVLEEYEHAVKRGARIYAELRGYGASADAYHLSSLAPGAEGSQRSMRAALANAELPATAIDYVSAHATSTPGGDGEESAAIAAVFAENKATLHVSGVKSMTGHLLGGAGAMGAFAAVKAIHEGLVPPTINQETMDPEIEALGLNVTPNVAVKKTVRAALANSFGFGGTNCSVVFTAV
- a CDS encoding HIT family protein, giving the protein MSQLHPYWRMEYIEAPRMPDLKRPFTELPALGDDRTAFIVHRSSLSYLMLNRFPYNPGHLLAIPLRDVTDIEELTPAESADLFAIITFGKKVLKAALKPDGFNIGFNLGSASGGSIPHLHGHIVPRWNGDNNFMPVLGQTRILPQALESTWERLSAEAARLASA
- a CDS encoding DEAD/DEAH box helicase produces the protein MQTHGPKRVYTPQSLEFWFGKLEHDWERHFSDSQLEEGHRIYRDGEVRELELTASDAIIHRRIDKKDEYAVIEWNDAGVSVRSSSTDIALAHSLAVAGLHEIEELVADEISPLPDDAPPPAPAASTSAGNGVQHHGNGFGNGHAFANPPAAPVASRAPAASRRTPAGAAARAVSRTLILVFTTTADGLTFQANWINPDKKRVPALGQAAQAAGQGHATVSSSERAKLIGLAAYARKAHFAYNQVTGLYVLASVVEIPNFLRTTLPAWKKLFSVELDAQSGKLLQGTKEISVEAVATTRKGKTDGQGLDLRWIFKAGERMLTDEEVSLLTRKATSTMIIPDIGIVSLPVERLASISAWHRTAAEARSTGELSPYLIFSLYSDSRVKLTLSAELEAWRQNVLTATAANPTLPELLRPYQRRGVEWMHHLCDVGCHGLLADEMGLGKTLQVLTLLATRPLPDRSSIIVCPASVVPVWREEILRFYPHLAVDVLKTGNDFTTRKEPVIWLASYTQLRKHRPLLDKHEFGYAVLDEGQFIKNPDAKVTQTCFAIRARHRIVLTGTPLENRQLDLWSIFRFLLPGLLGTRVTFEASLNADRAGTLDRLRAQLAPFILRRTKNAVATELPQKVEIDLLCPLTDVQRSEYARICSEGLNRLGDDVGAAMREKSFGFLALLTRLRQVCCDPDMLPWLHAPLSDSGKITLLVEKLAEVIGSGHKVVIFSQFVMLLDRVRAALAESFPDLPRYELTGMTLDRLKPVQSFQGAEGAAVMLVSLKAAGTGITLHAADYVFLLDPWWNPAVEAQAVDRVHRIGQKSTVFVYRMVTAGTIEERIQALQASKKDLFNKVVGGLGGDFDLSRHFSSLHELVQLTTTQEETEQSS
- a CDS encoding PhoH family protein, which translates into the protein MASKTLHFPSARHLHQLYASREENLAVIEKHLGVTLVSRDDWLQIDGPDAAIAQTESLLGFLNEARTQGVQIRSTDLTRFVEMIARGESDQLKELFGKPLVVATNRKTIVPKTLGQKLYLQSIQTHSLVFGIGPAGTGKTYLAMAAAVSALLKNQVQRIILTRPAVEAGEALGFLPGDLNEKILPYLRPLYDAMGDMLDNEDVARLTEKGVIEIAPLAYMRGRTLSNAFIILDEAQNTTPEQMMMFLTRLGEESRMVVTGDITQIDLPRAKQSGLLEVQRILRDVPGIEFHQFSGADVVRHPLVLKIIEAYERYKNPIAGDESGSTR
- a CDS encoding putative porin encodes the protein MALNSLKWLALLGGLAAGSASLAVAQDSGPLIDTLVKKGILTDQEGEDLRVELLKDFGTTSPGKLEISSAVTKLKIAGDARVRYQYDNEQPNTAGAPSTAGDRDRNRYRYRVRLGFLADLGPKWSAGLRLETASSATSTNADLGAGTDNFDKVGDGAFFGQAYLNYKDTGVLGADSVDVRLGKLPHKFFNPGVNGFWIDSDINFEGAAQEVVYSDIGLKDSTLSVRAGQFVLNNNAANSGAGPGGAVNKSVSPSLLLMGQVEYATKKWKVAPTIVAFAAPSDHDRSLANTNVPAGNPQSTDAAVYNDLATVLLPFEYSFKLGSKPAAVYATYGYNFKGEERAQRLASAVTTAQKNLVDDDSQMYNLGVRYGENKNAGDYQLVGEYRHVGNGSYSSLLLDSDFNGGLLNGEGFILSGSYSLTNAITATITYFNSFNIEGNRVPSSVAGARGNGLGEAQVLQIDLSAKF